The Haliscomenobacter hydrossis DSM 1100 genome has a window encoding:
- a CDS encoding SDR family NAD(P)-dependent oxidoreductase, whose protein sequence is MTLSDQTKQRLKTQYGDWAIVTGASSGIGLELATQLAAAGFNLILNARNEERLLTVEQQLKSHNIDIKSVVADLSEKDGMEKIIQVAQGLKVGLLINNAGYGTSGLFVDALLDSEINLLRVNCEAVLVLSHFFAQKFKQQGRGGIIFLSSLVAFQGVPYAANYAASKAYIQSFAEALAIELKPFGVDVLAAAPGPVESGFGQRANMQMDNAMSPDQLGVPILAALGKQTNVVPGLLSKVLTYALRTAPRAIKVKIMEKVMGGFTQHQRSEIA, encoded by the coding sequence ATGACATTATCCGATCAAACAAAGCAAAGGCTTAAAACCCAATATGGCGACTGGGCCATCGTAACCGGTGCATCATCGGGAATTGGTTTGGAATTGGCCACACAGTTGGCCGCAGCGGGTTTCAATCTCATCCTCAATGCCAGAAATGAGGAGCGTTTGCTCACGGTTGAGCAGCAATTAAAAAGCCACAATATTGACATTAAATCGGTTGTTGCGGATCTGTCAGAGAAAGATGGTATGGAAAAAATTATCCAGGTTGCACAAGGTTTGAAGGTCGGCTTACTCATCAACAATGCTGGCTACGGAACTTCCGGCTTGTTTGTGGATGCTTTACTGGATTCGGAAATCAACTTGCTGCGGGTAAACTGCGAGGCGGTGCTTGTGCTCAGCCATTTTTTTGCCCAAAAATTTAAACAGCAGGGTAGGGGAGGAATCATTTTCCTGAGTTCTTTGGTCGCATTTCAGGGAGTGCCTTACGCTGCTAACTATGCCGCATCCAAAGCTTACATTCAATCATTTGCAGAAGCCCTGGCCATAGAGTTGAAGCCATTTGGCGTTGACGTGTTAGCCGCTGCACCTGGGCCTGTCGAGAGTGGATTTGGACAAAGGGCCAATATGCAAATGGACAATGCCATGTCGCCGGATCAACTTGGTGTTCCCATTCTGGCAGCCTTGGGCAAACAAACTAACGTCGTTCCGGGGCTGCTGTCAAAAGTATTGACTTATGCTTTGCGCACAGCTCCACGGGCCATCAAGGTGAAAATTATGGAAAAAGTTATGGGTGGGTTTACGCAACATCAAAGATCGGAAATAGCATAG
- a CDS encoding NmrA family NAD(P)-binding protein translates to MLNDNPNENSSIKMTKVLITGATGNVGTAVIDALSKLQHNLDLYAGVRAVTEDKNKFTNYNIQFSQFDFTDFKSYQPALAGCDILFLLRPPQISEVEKYFKPIVDTCKDEGVKHIVFLSVQGVENSKIIPHHKIERLIVDSKIPYTFLRPAYFMQNFTTTLRHDLIHKQQIYLPAGRAKFTLIDVRDIGEVAAKILINISAHINQSYDLTCKESLTFSEMAEILSRNLGIDIRFKSPNLIRFFLTKRKEKMPTMLILVMIMLHYFPRFQKEPNITDWVEKITNRAPTSFEQFIHDHKKILIV, encoded by the coding sequence ATGCTAAATGACAACCCAAACGAAAATAGCTCCATAAAAATGACAAAAGTTTTAATTACAGGGGCAACCGGAAATGTAGGAACGGCGGTAATCGATGCCTTGAGCAAACTACAGCACAACCTTGACCTGTATGCTGGGGTCAGAGCTGTAACCGAAGACAAAAATAAATTCACAAACTATAACATTCAATTTTCACAGTTTGACTTTACAGATTTCAAATCCTACCAGCCTGCTTTAGCAGGTTGCGACATCTTATTTTTGCTAAGACCGCCCCAAATTTCGGAAGTAGAAAAATATTTTAAACCAATCGTGGATACTTGCAAAGACGAAGGTGTGAAGCACATTGTTTTTTTGTCCGTTCAGGGGGTAGAGAATAGTAAAATCATCCCGCATCATAAAATTGAAAGACTAATTGTAGACAGTAAAATTCCCTACACCTTCTTACGCCCAGCTTATTTTATGCAAAATTTTACCACCACTTTACGCCATGATTTAATACACAAGCAACAAATTTATTTGCCAGCTGGTCGTGCTAAGTTTACGCTTATTGACGTGCGGGATATCGGTGAAGTAGCTGCAAAGATTTTGATCAACATTTCAGCGCACATCAATCAATCCTATGATTTAACTTGTAAAGAAAGTTTGACTTTTTCGGAAATGGCGGAAATATTGAGTCGCAACTTGGGCATTGACATTCGGTTTAAATCGCCCAATCTCATCCGTTTTTTCCTGACAAAAAGAAAAGAAAAAATGCCGACGATGTTGATTCTGGTAATGATTATGCTACACTACTTTCCACGGTTTCAAAAAGAACCTAATATAACAGATTGGGTAGAGAAAATCACCAATCGAGCCCCGACCAGTTTTGAGCAATTCATCCATGACCATAAAAAAATCTTAATTGTGTGA
- a CDS encoding AraC family transcriptional regulator has translation MMKDIFQMYNIGHFINQPHNPTEFEILRFDEMAEPNVDDFHKHSFYEILWTEKGKSRQIIDYNEYEVKPNSLFFISPNQVHHFEEWKPLSGGTILFTEDFYLLNRSNKDTLFELSFLDNLYSNPCIEFTKKSFADVSNLIYQIEAEQKRKDRNTSIIQAYLQILLAQVQRHIDTTNPTIVSKKYLIQFKQFKQVLEDHFWENKTANYYAEQLHITQHHLNLICKAITNNTATDIIRARSILEAKRLLTFTDKSIAEIAFELNFSDGSYFAKTFKSFTNHTPQDFRSKMSEKYRTR, from the coding sequence ATGATGAAAGACATTTTTCAAATGTACAACATTGGGCATTTTATCAACCAGCCGCACAACCCGACTGAATTTGAAATCCTGCGGTTTGACGAAATGGCTGAACCCAATGTGGACGACTTTCACAAACACAGTTTCTACGAAATACTTTGGACCGAAAAAGGCAAAAGCAGACAAATCATTGACTACAACGAATACGAAGTAAAGCCAAATAGCTTGTTTTTTATTTCGCCCAACCAGGTGCATCACTTTGAAGAATGGAAACCACTTTCCGGCGGAACAATCCTGTTTACAGAAGATTTTTATTTGCTCAACCGAAGCAACAAAGACACTTTATTTGAATTGAGTTTTTTAGACAACCTGTATTCAAATCCTTGTATTGAGTTTACCAAAAAATCGTTTGCGGATGTATCAAACCTCATCTACCAAATTGAAGCCGAACAAAAACGCAAAGACCGCAACACAAGCATCATTCAGGCATACTTGCAGATCCTGCTTGCTCAAGTTCAGCGACACATCGATACCACCAATCCTACCATAGTTTCCAAAAAATACCTGATCCAGTTCAAGCAATTCAAACAAGTACTGGAAGATCACTTTTGGGAAAACAAAACCGCAAATTATTATGCCGAGCAACTGCACATTACCCAACACCACCTCAACCTGATTTGTAAAGCAATCACCAACAACACCGCAACGGACATCATTAGGGCCAGAAGTATTCTCGAAGCCAAACGGCTATTGACTTTTACCGACAAAAGCATTGCTGAAATTGCTTTTGAATTGAACTTTTCTGACGGTTCGTACTTTGCCAAAACCTTTAAGTCTTTTACCAACCACACGCCGCAGGACTTTAGAAGTAAAATGTCCGAAAAATACCGAACAAGGTAG
- a CDS encoding nuclear transport factor 2 family protein: protein MTEAQIQSSVEEIVTLALSGQGLEAWEKYYHPDVEKIDLDGISIQGKEKVIAANQTLLGNITEVRTFVHAGTVVKGNRSFIVWDVDFDVNGLGTINTVEVCIQDWQDGQIIKERFFA, encoded by the coding sequence ATGACAGAGGCACAAATTCAAAGTTCAGTGGAGGAAATTGTAACACTTGCCCTTTCGGGTCAGGGACTAGAAGCTTGGGAAAAGTACTACCACCCAGACGTGGAAAAAATTGATTTGGATGGCATCAGCATTCAAGGCAAAGAGAAAGTCATCGCAGCCAATCAAACCTTACTTGGGAATATTACCGAAGTGAGGACTTTTGTCCACGCAGGTACGGTGGTAAAAGGGAATCGTAGTTTTATTGTTTGGGATGTGGATTTTGATGTAAATGGTCTAGGTACCATCAACACTGTCGAAGTTTGTATTCAAGATTGGCAAGATGGTCAGATCATTAAAGAACGCTTCTTTGCCTAA
- a CDS encoding oxidoreductase, which yields MTQKTWLITGISSGLGQALAQTVIERGDRVIGTFRQQSQIDAFNDLYQNRAIGIKLDLTNSTEIQDAFEWIKSNIGKLDVLVNNAGLGFAGAIEETSDAETRAVFEANFFGVLNLTKAFLPLFRQQKSGHIIQISSHGGFKAFAGFGIYNASKFALEGFSEALAQEIAPLGIKLTIVEPGPFRTNFAGSSLKFAEQTIDDYLVTAGAFRERLKSVNGMQEGDPHKAATAIYNLTSLDTPPLRLPLGKVAVHSLTSKLASVQTDLDSYRDVAEGSVY from the coding sequence ATGACACAGAAAACTTGGTTGATCACCGGTATTTCAAGTGGTTTGGGGCAGGCTTTGGCCCAAACCGTTATTGAGCGTGGCGATAGGGTCATCGGTACCTTTCGACAGCAGTCACAAATTGATGCTTTTAATGATTTGTACCAAAATAGAGCCATCGGAATCAAACTCGACTTGACCAATTCAACAGAAATTCAAGATGCCTTTGAATGGATAAAATCAAACATCGGCAAGCTCGATGTTTTGGTGAACAATGCCGGACTGGGCTTTGCAGGGGCAATCGAAGAAACGAGCGACGCAGAAACCAGAGCCGTTTTTGAAGCAAATTTCTTTGGGGTTTTAAACCTCACCAAAGCTTTTCTACCCTTGTTTCGCCAACAAAAAAGTGGCCACATCATTCAAATCTCCTCGCACGGAGGTTTTAAAGCATTTGCCGGATTTGGTATTTACAATGCCAGCAAGTTTGCCCTGGAAGGATTTAGTGAGGCCCTGGCCCAGGAAATTGCACCTTTGGGCATTAAACTGACCATTGTTGAGCCCGGACCTTTCCGGACGAATTTTGCAGGCAGTAGCCTCAAATTTGCTGAGCAGACCATTGATGACTACCTGGTAACTGCAGGGGCATTTAGAGAGAGGCTAAAAAGTGTGAACGGTATGCAGGAAGGTGATCCCCACAAAGCCGCCACCGCGATTTACAACCTTACTTCCCTTGACACGCCGCCTTTGCGATTACCACTGGGGAAAGTTGCAGTACATTCATTGACCAGCAAGTTAGCAAGTGTACAAACTGACCTTGACAGTTATCGCGATGTTGCCGAAGGCTCGGTTTATTAG
- a CDS encoding aldo/keto reductase: MQYKILGTTGLKVSTLCLGTMNYGGKGFFGYMGNLDQNEVDEQIRTVTDAGVNFIDTANIYSEGLSEEMIGQAIKNLSLKRDDLVLATKVRGSMGKGENDRGLSRKHIIQEVESSLRRLKTDYIDLYQIHTSDPLTPIEETIRTLDDLVRSGKIRYFGATNVAAWHLMKGLAYSDRHHLNRFASLQANYTLDTRDIEREIIPLLVDQKVGLLVWSPLSGGLLSGKYKRDLQGAEGRLNKFPFPPFNEERAYNVLDVLYPLAEQKRVSVAQLALAWLLHQPTVTSIIVGATKLHQLQDNLKSIEVVFTADELKTLDEVSQLTKEYPGNVIEVMTIDRSNGSDFLTK; the protein is encoded by the coding sequence ATGCAGTACAAAATTTTAGGAACTACAGGATTAAAAGTTTCCACACTTTGTTTAGGGACCATGAATTATGGCGGGAAAGGGTTCTTCGGCTACATGGGCAATTTAGACCAAAATGAAGTGGACGAACAAATTCGGACTGTAACCGATGCAGGTGTCAATTTTATTGATACCGCCAACATCTATTCAGAGGGATTGTCGGAGGAAATGATCGGGCAAGCCATTAAAAATCTCTCCCTAAAAAGGGACGACTTGGTTCTGGCAACCAAAGTTAGAGGCTCAATGGGCAAAGGAGAAAACGACCGAGGGCTGTCTCGTAAGCACATCATTCAAGAAGTGGAAAGTAGTTTGAGAAGACTAAAGACTGATTACATAGATTTGTATCAAATTCATACTTCTGACCCACTTACCCCAATTGAAGAAACCATCCGAACCTTGGACGATTTGGTAAGGAGTGGAAAAATTCGCTATTTCGGAGCAACGAATGTTGCCGCTTGGCATTTGATGAAAGGTTTGGCCTATTCTGATCGTCATCATTTGAATAGATTTGCCTCTTTACAAGCAAACTATACACTTGATACAAGAGACATAGAAAGGGAAATTATTCCCTTGTTAGTAGATCAAAAAGTAGGTTTATTGGTTTGGAGTCCGCTGAGTGGTGGGTTGCTGTCAGGCAAGTATAAAAGAGATTTGCAAGGTGCCGAAGGTCGTTTGAACAAATTTCCTTTTCCTCCCTTTAATGAGGAAAGAGCCTACAATGTTTTAGATGTACTATACCCGCTGGCAGAACAAAAAAGGGTTTCGGTTGCTCAATTGGCACTGGCTTGGCTTTTACATCAACCGACGGTAACCAGCATTATCGTTGGAGCAACTAAACTTCATCAATTGCAAGACAACTTAAAATCTATTGAGGTTGTATTTACTGCTGATGAGTTGAAAACACTGGACGAAGTTAGCCAACTCACCAAGGAATATCCGGGAAATGTGATCGAGGTCATGACAATAGACAGAAGCAACGGATCTGATTTTTTGACAAAATGA
- a CDS encoding TetR/AcrR family transcriptional regulator: protein MTENKDIWIKTGYEIFALSGENGLKIEVLAKKVGISKSSFYHHFADLEIFIEYLLKFHLQQSEVMADKEKNAKNIDPELIIILVEHKIDLLFNRQLRINQQHQHYKETLDRSNQIVGNEFVKLWAKDLNLNLNQGQLESLFELALENFYLQINAENLNPAWLSAYFNNLKRIARNFESIVR, encoded by the coding sequence ATGACCGAAAACAAAGACATTTGGATCAAAACGGGGTACGAAATTTTTGCTTTATCGGGTGAAAATGGACTAAAAATTGAAGTACTTGCTAAAAAAGTAGGCATCAGCAAATCTTCATTTTACCACCACTTTGCTGACCTGGAAATTTTCATAGAATACCTTTTGAAATTTCACTTGCAGCAGTCCGAGGTTATGGCTGACAAGGAAAAAAATGCCAAAAATATTGACCCCGAATTGATCATTATTTTGGTAGAACACAAGATAGACCTGCTGTTTAACCGGCAGTTGCGGATCAACCAACAGCACCAACACTACAAAGAAACACTGGATAGATCCAATCAGATTGTTGGAAATGAATTTGTAAAACTTTGGGCAAAGGACTTGAACCTCAACCTCAACCAAGGTCAGCTAGAAAGCTTATTTGAATTGGCTCTGGAGAATTTCTATCTGCAAATCAACGCTGAAAACCTCAATCCAGCCTGGTTATCCGCCTATTTCAACAACCTGAAACGAATTGCCCGAAATTTCGAGTCCATTGTACGGTAG